GTGTCTATGAGGTTGATTGTCAAAATAAATAGACAGCAAGCATCGTAGTCTAATGgctaaagtttacaaatttttacATCTAGATTGGGGGTTCGAATCTCAGACTATgcaatttcttatatattacaAGAGATCTAGGTTTTAAATTCCAGAGAAATCGATTTATTAAACAATCATGCAAACAACGAAAGAAATCCTTTCAAATGATTTTTAACATGATACAAGTAAATCTAGTGAGGAATAGATTTTCATAAGACGACTCAGATAATGTTCTAGGAGTAGATCTTCGTAGAAAGGTTAGAAAATGCAGTTAGACATAGATCATTATAAGACAGATAATATTATCGGTTGTCGACTCTCATaatttgtaatatcataataaatcagcgtttaGAAAAAGTTGacagtaaaataaaaaccaGATCCTATTTTTTAAagcaaaatatctaaaactacGACAGCGCAGACCAATCAACCCTTAGGATACATGATTCTCCattcttttatagaaaatatctttTCTAAATTCTGAAATAATTTCATGCATGCTAAGATATACATTTCACCATCATCATAGACATATCAATTTAAGACAATGTTAACAAACAAGGAAATATATATCCCCAAAAATGATTGACAGCTTAGCACCATGCATCTCCTCTCTTTTGCACTTGTATATAAATTGTCCAAAGAGAGGTATCTTAGTTTCTCCATCTCATATAGCTACCTCTCCCTCTAAATCTCAATCCCTAGCATCTTTATGATGAATGGATTTGGCATGAAAAGAGATCTCATGCAAGTTACAGACCCCCGAGAATGTTCTCTTTGTAACCATATCTTCTCAACACCTCAAGACTTAATCTCACACACCAACACTTTTCATCCCAGTCATCATTTTTCCTCGTTCTCTTCCTCTGCCGCCGCTGCACCAACCACCTTCCGTCACTACACAAACCTAAACCGGAACCCTAATCCTGTTTTTCAGGCAGGGAATCGTTTTGACTTGAATTATTACCGTAGAGGTTATACAGATGAACAAGAGAGGCTTCACGGAGGATTCCCGGCGATAACTCCGGCAAACAGAGCTAACTTTCCGTTTGGACAGCAGGAGAAGCGACCGAAGCTGATGAATCTTTTTCCGGCCATGCCTTCGGAAGATTTACGTACGCTTCCGCTTATTTGCCAGCTGGAGCAACGAATTCCGCATGATACTGCGATGGAGAGAGACGAAACCATATCGGACTCCATCGACTTGACATTGAGGCTGTCACTCTTTgatacaaaataaacaaaatatgattCTCGAAGTTTCTTGCAAACTATTATTATGTCTTATAGAGTGTTTGGTAGCTGATGGTTGTAATAAGTTTGGTTTGTCTTATTCTATTTGCGTTGTTGTTGGAGTGATTattctattaataattaagGTGCAGAGATCAGATCAAACCATATAAACTACGCCTAAGGTTTTGGTCCGAACCAagccgaaccaaaccgaaccaaaagtTTCGGTTTTTCGAttatggttttgattttgatttaattCGGTATAGGTCTGAAAATTGGTTCAGTTATTGGTTCGGTTAGGTTGTTTTAGAAAAACATAGGAAAATcgaaaatatccaaaaaaaacaaaccaaatttaaacgagaaaagaaaatttaaccGAAATAACCGAAAATATCctatttattttggaaaattataccgaaattaaccaaaaattagaaaaatcagttattttaaaaaaataaaagtagaaacCGAAAATAAACCGGACCGAAATTTAATTCGGTTAATCTTGgaatcaaattttcaaaattttggttaacCGAAAACCGAGGGTTCGGAAGAAACTCTCAGGGCTAATATAAACAACTGAGATAAGCAAAAGAGTTCTTCCATTtgtctggaaaaaaaaatctatcagaCAAAGCAATGACTAGTTTCTCGAAATTGTCATTCACACACAACGGATCAAACTTCTATTTTGTCATCTCCGTCTACCCAATTGAAACGATTTCTTCAAAAACCGATTAGCAACACGATCATCTCTATAACAAAGAACTCTCAAGATCGTGTTCGGATCCGACCTGTTCCATCTCCCAGTCGTTGGAGGCATAGGAAGCCTCTGTCCCGCTCCCACCAACCCCATCCCGCTCGCTTCGCACGTCACGATGCTAAAATCTTCCACGAGCTGCTCCGTCGGCTGACTCATCAGCTGTATAACTCCTTCCACCGTCTCCGCCTCTCTATCCACCACCTCTTCCGGTATCAACCCTTCCCCGCACGTGCAGTAAACCTTCTTCAGACTCTCGAAGTCCTCCTCGATCATCTCGTGGTCGTTTCGGTAGAACACTCGCGAGTGTCCTCCCGCCAGCAGAACCGTAAGAACCGCTTCGAAAGAAGCCTTCATGACTTCTCTCATCGCCGACGCTTGCGCTCTGTCCGCGAGGATGGCCGTCATCAGCGTCAGGTTCTGTTTCAAGATCCGTAGCGCCGGTTTGATCCTCGCGCTGGCGACGTCTCCCACGTAGAGCCTCTCGTGAAAAACAGAGTGGGAGTCGAGGAAGATTAGTCTGTAAGCTGCGACCTCGGAGACGTGCGTGGAGGCGGTTTCGATCCCCGCTTGCGTGGAGTCGAAGTAAGAAGAGGACGATGAGTTTGTTGTCCTTTCGCGGTTGCGTTTACGCGTGGCGGGGAGGACGCTAGGGTTTAGAGAGAGGGATTTGTTTAGAGAGTGGAGCCGAGAGCTTAGGAAGTGTAGAGTGTTGAGGCGAATGTAGAGACGTTGAGTGCCGCGGCTCGTGGAGGGACGTGGGTGGTGGTCGCCGCCGGTTAGGTTGTTGAGATCTTCACCGGAGGAGGCAGTACACGGCGTTGCTTTCTTCAAAAGCTTCACGAACTTTGAGTCTCTGTTACATCTCGTGAGAGGAGGGAGTGTAGGAATGTAACTCTGTTTCGAACCTTGACAAAATCAAAATGATGAGTCAGCAAACAGTTACTATATTATATGATctgatttacatttttttttttgttagactCACCGCATGATGCGACGAAGGTAGTGTATTCTTGAAAGAGTTGTTCTAACCCTTCAGCGAGATCATGAACAAGATCCTCTGTAATACCAATAGGGACCTCAAAAAACTCCGCTATCGCGTCTTTAGCTAGCTTCATCAGCTCTCCAGCAGATTGAGCATATGGTTCTGATTTTGATTTAGGGTTCCATGTCTGTATATCAAACAcacaaataaacatttttagcaAATGATCAATACGTTTACTTGAGTCGCAAGTCAAAGATTTGATAAAACCTACTTCAGCTTCCTTTGCCCTGCTCAAGCATTCTCGAACTGTCTTCAACTTCTCATCAATCCACTGCTTTAAAAGACGCAATATAATCGATTCGACTTCATAAGGAACCATCTCTCTAACGAGACCTTTCCCTCCATCTTCGCATTCCTCTGAATCTTCGGCCACCATCTGCACAAGAACCTTCTCCAGCTTCCCCGCTGTTTGTAGAACTTCCACAGTCTCTTTAGTGATAGTCGACCGTCCAGCTAAGTACTGCATCAAGATCGAACCGTAACACTGGTGTAGCGAAACCGAGGCCACACCAGCTGCGACAGTATACCATCTTTTAAGTATAGGGCTGAAACACTCTCGCTCTCGCAGTGCAAGATCCTCTGTCTCCTTAGCTAGTTGAAGTAACATCTTAGccgcttcttctccttcctctgtTGCTGAAACTTTGTCCTTCATGCTCTCAGTAACCTGAAACATTTTAAAACGAATATGAATTtcaataaaaaacagaaaaacacaaATGACTTGTAGCACAAGTTACCTTTGAGAAAGCGTTTTTAATAGAGGCTCTTATATAGTAATCAACACGCTCCCCTGAACAATCCACCAGCATCACATCACCTTTCTCTTGACTACTACTCCCTTGAGATATCGTCACGTCCTCCCCCACGATCCTAGACGAAGACAAGGCTAACGGCAGAAGATTCTCGATCAATCCAACGTTACCTCGCTGGAAATACTCATGGTAGCTCAACAACCTTTTCTCGGTCCATCCTTGCATAGAAGCCAACGTCGACGTCAAAAGCTTCACGTAGAGAGCCTCGCGATCAGACTTCTTGGCGTCGTTAGCCACTTCAGCCAGCATGGCGTGAGAGGCACCGAGCAAATCAGGCTCCATCTGAGAGGTCACGATGTACTGATGGAACAGAACCCAAGTGAAACACAAGTTATGCACGGGGCGCGTGATCCCAAGCATCGACCATGTCTTCTTCATCAGCTCCAAGAGCTCATCGATCTCATCGAGAACCAACGTCTCGTCACGAACGTCGAAAACGGACTGCAAAAGCGCTACGTATAGATGAATGTTGAGAGGGTATCCATCAGCCCAGTGGCATACTTCGTTTGTGTTGCGGCAAGACAAGGAGATTACAACGTTG
This is a stretch of genomic DNA from Raphanus sativus cultivar WK10039 unplaced genomic scaffold, ASM80110v3 Scaffold0027, whole genome shotgun sequence. It encodes these proteins:
- the LOC108838047 gene encoding protein unc-13 homolog; this encodes MARHSRRESFSDIAASVVCPDTDLLWPFGKLDGLDRDEIRETAYEIFFAACRSSPGFGGRTALTFYSKHNGGGDNEGDNVGGGGGSSKGSGFGSLGRKEVVTTPTSRVKRALGLKMLKRSPSRRMTPAAGAVSAPSSPGNGSSIGGSSAHISPGAGFSTVPLSRPRRPLTSAEIMRQQMRVTEQGDTRLRKTLTRTLVGQTGKRAETIILPLELLRHVKTSEFSDAHEYQIWQRRQLKVIEAGLLLHPSIPLENTNNLAMRLREVIPQSETKPIDTGKTSETMSTLCNVVISLSCRNTNEVCHWADGYPLNIHLYVALLQSVFDVRDETLVLDEIDELLELMKKTWSMLGITRPVHNLCFTWVLFHQYIVTSQMEPDLLGASHAMLAEVANDAKKSDREALYVKLLTSTLASMQGWTEKRLLSYHEYFQRGNVGLIENLLPLALSSSRIVGEDVTISQGSSSQEKGDVMLVDCSGERVDYYIRASIKNAFSKVTESMKDKVSATEEGEEAAKMLLQLAKETEDLALRERECFSPILKRWYTVAAGVASVSLHQCYGSILMQYLAGRSTITKETVEVLQTAGKLEKVLVQMVAEDSEECEDGGKGLVREMVPYEVESIILRLLKQWIDEKLKTVRECLSRAKEAETWNPKSKSEPYAQSAGELMKLAKDAIAEFFEVPIGITEDLVHDLAEGLEQLFQEYTTFVASCGSKQSYIPTLPPLTRCNRDSKFVKLLKKATPCTASSGEDLNNLTGGDHHPRPSTSRGTQRLYIRLNTLHFLSSRLHSLNKSLSLNPSVLPATRKRNRERTTNSSSSSYFDSTQAGIETASTHVSEVAAYRLIFLDSHSVFHERLYVGDVASARIKPALRILKQNLTLMTAILADRAQASAMREVMKASFEAVLTVLLAGGHSRVFYRNDHEMIEEDFESLKKVYCTCGEGLIPEEVVDREAETVEGVIQLMSQPTEQLVEDFSIVTCEASGMGLVGAGQRLPMPPTTGRWNRSDPNTILRVLCYRDDRVANRFLKKSFQLGRRR